The DNA segment CAAGTGCGTGAAATACTTCTTCAAAAGAATGAAATGTACTATCAATGAGGTGGGCGTGAACATAGCGCATTAACTTGTAAGACATCGTTACGTCATGACGGATCAAACGCTCAATCAATTGATAATCAATCGGCGTCTGGTTAATGGCTATTTCAAGTTGCTCCACAGTAAAAGGGGAGGATTCAATGCGCTTGCGTTTGATGATTTCAGGTTCATGCAATTCATAGCCTTGAAAATAATCAAATCCAGCGGCTCGTGCAGCCTCTAATTCTTCTTTGGTATCGATTTTTTCTGCAAGATAGTAAAGCGGCAACGTTTTATGTTGGTGAATAAATTTTTGCGCATCTTCAATAGAAATTTGTTTGATATCGAATTTAACCGTCGTGATATAAGGAAGAAATCGCTCCCAACTTTCTGAAGGAACAAAGTCATCAAGCGCAATTTTATAGCCCTTTGCGTACATCGACTTAACAGCTGAAAAAAGCTCATCACTGGGTGGACAATTTTCCAAGATTTCTATCATTAATTGGTTAGCTGTAAAGAGTGTAGGGATTTGTTCAACAAGGCTTTGGTAGGGGAAATTTACAAAATATAAGGTGTTATCGTAGCCTTGAACATTAGTTAAAAAGAAATGCTCGGTGAGAAGCCGGCTTGTAGCCTGTTCTGGATCAATAGAAGGAAATTTATTTTTAAATCCTTCTCGAAATAATAGCTCGTAGGCCACAATGCGGTCGTTGGCATTTACGATCGGCTGACGCGCAATAAAAGAATACATCTTTTAGACTCTTACCTTATAGGCTTGAATGATAAACAAGTGATTCACAATATCCGAAATTCCTTTTTGCGGCTAGAGAGTTTGTAACAAAATTGTTGATATAAATATTAAAATGGTGAGATCTATCCAATAAGGATAGGTTAACTAACAAAATTTGTAATTGAAACTTGTTGTACTGAGCACGTCAGGCTATAGGGGGTAGGTGAAATACTTAAAGTGGCCTTTGTTGAAGCTCACATCCGGTTGAATTACACACTAAAATAGAGCCTTGCTCATACCAATCACCGAGAACTATCCGAGTTGCCATTCCGTTTGCTGTCTTATGTTGATGAATATCCGGGCGATGGGTATGACCGTGGATCATGTGTATCACATTATTTTTTTCTAATTCATGGACAACTTCTTCTGGCGTGACGTCCATAATATCCATGTGTTTACGACGCTTTTGCTTTTTAATTTTCGCTTGAACGTTGGACACAATTTTTCGACGAATGAACAAAGGTATCCAATGGAACAAGGTTTGCAGCCATTTCTGATGCACGGTTTTGCGAAATTCTTGATATTTCTCATCGCGAGTGCATAAGGTGTCACCATGCAGTATTAATGTTGGCGTACCGTATAAGTCAATCACAGCGGTATCGGGCAGTAGGGTCATTCCTGTTTCAGCACAGAAGCGTTTACCTAATAAGAAATCCCTATTACCTTGAATAAAAAAGCATTCAACACCTTGTTGAGTTAAAGTTTTAAACGCATTTTTTATGGAAATATTGAAAGGGGAGTTGTCATCATCACCAATCCAAAATTCGAATAGATCACCGAGCACGTATAGTTTTTCGGCCTGCGGTGCTTCTTGTTGCATAAAGCGTAAAAAGCAATCCGTGATATCAGGACGAAGGGGCGATAAATGCAGATCAGCAATGAATAAGGTGGTCATGAAATCTCGTACTATAACAATCAAAATAATAAAAAAGGGAGAACGTATCTCCCTCAGTTTACAGCATACGGTCGGTATTTAATTCATACCAAGTGTTAATTATGCTTCGATTGTAGTTCCAGTGATAACCACATCTTCCAGTGGTACATCTTGGTGCATGCCGTAAGAACCTGTGCTTACCGCTTTGATTTTGTTTACAACATCCATGCCTTCAACCACTTCAGCGAATACACAGTAACCCCAACCGTTCATTGATTCAGATTTGAAATCAAGGAAAGTGTTGTCGTTCACGTTGATGAAGAACTGAGAGCTGGCCGAATGAGGTTCCATAGTACGAGCCATTGCCAATGTGCCGACTTTGTTGCTTAGGCCGTTGTTTGCTTCGTTTTTGATGGTTGCACGAGTGGCTTTTTCTTTTAGGCCAGAGGTCATGCCACCACCTTGAATCATAAATCCATCGATAACACGGTGGAAAAGCGTGTTGTCGTAAAAGCCTTCTTGGCAATATTGTAGGAAGTTAGCGGCTGTAAGCGGCGCTTTTTCTTCGTTTAATTTAACTTTAATATCGCCAAAGTTAGTGTGAAGGATGATCATGGTTAGGTCCTTTATCATTGGATTTAATGTTGAGCGATTCGCTTGTTTTGATTGCTTTGATCAAAAGTGCCAAGCAAATAGAATCGCCAATTTTATCGCAACTCATAGTGAAAGCAAATGCAATCATGCGAACTGTCGTTTTATCACGCGAATACACGACTAAAAATAGGCTTGAGGTCGACTTCATTGCCTGTTTGGGTATAATCGAAAAATTATAATTTTCACCGGACGTAGATAGAGATCATGTTAAAAATTTATAACACATTGACCCGCCAAAAAGAGGAATTTAAACCTATTCATGCTGGAAAAATTGGCATGTATGTTTGTGGTGTGACTATCTATGATTTGTGCCACATTGGCCATGGCCGTACCTTCGTTTCTTTCGATGTGGTTTCTCGTTATTTGCGTTTCTTAGGCTACGACCTTACTTTTGTGCGCAACATTACTGATATTGATGACAAAATCATTAAACGTGCGGCTGAAAACAATGAAACTTGTGAAGCATTAACCGAACGTTTAATTGAAGAAATGTACGCGGATTTCGATGCGTTGAATATCAAGCGTCCGGATGTTGAGCCTCGTGCAACTCATTACATTAAAGAAATTATTGAGCTCGTTGAACGTTTGATCGAACGCGGTTTTGCTTATGTTGCCGATAATGGCGATGTGATGTTTGAAGTGAAAAAGTTTGAACAATACGGCAAGCTGTCAGGCCAAGATCTAGAGCAATTGCAAGCCGGTGCCCGTGTCGATGTTGAAAGCGCAAAACGTAGTCCAATGGATTTTGTGGTTTGGAAAATGTCGAAACCAGGTGAGCCGACTTGGGAATCGCCTTGGGGCCCAGGTCGTCCAGGTTGGCATATTGAATGTTCAGCAATGAACTCTTCCATTTTAGGTCACCATTTTGATATTCATGGTGGGGGCTCAGATTTACAGTTTCCACATCATGAAAATGAAATTGCTCAATCTTGCTGCGCGCACGATACTCAGTATGTGAATACTTGGATGCACAGCGGAATGGTCATGGTTGATCGTGAAAAGATGTCTAAGTCTTTAGGTAACTTCTTTACCATTCGTGATGTATTGAAACATTACGATTCTGAGACGGTTCGCTACTTTTTGATGTCTGGTCATTACCGTAGTCAGCTGAACTACAGTGAAGAGAACTTAAATCAAGCCCGTGCTTCACTCGAGCGTCTATATACTTCATTGCGTGGCCTTGATATGTCAGCGTCACCTGCTGGTGGCGAAGAGTTTGTGGCACGCTTTACCGCCGCGATGAATGATGATTTCAATACACCGGAAGCTTATTCCGTGTTGTTTGATATGGCGCGTGAAGTTAACCGTCTGAAAACCGTTGATATGGACAAAGCTTCAGCATTAGGCGCACTGATGCGTGAGTTAGCTGATGTGATCGGTATCCTCTATCAAAACCCAGAAGCTTTCTTACAAGGCGAAGCGGGCAGTGATGATGAAGTTGCGGAAATTGAAGCGCTGATCAAATTACGTAACGATTCTCGCGCAGCGAAAGATTGGGCCAACGCCGATTTAGCGCGTGATAAGTTAAATGAGCTAGGCATCGTTTTAGAAGACGGAGCAGAAGGCACAACTTGGCGTCGTAAATAATAAATAACGATGAATTGATTCAATAGGGCTTGCGGTTTATATAGAGGCTGCAAGCCTTTTTCTCGAAACTCGAAACTCGAAACTCAACTACTAAAGGCGCTTTACTGTGGCTCAGATGTATTTTTATTACTCGGCAATGAATGCGGGTAAATCAACCACTTTGCTTCAATCTTCCTTTAACTATCGTGAACGTGGTATGAATCCTGTGATTTTTACGGCTGAAATCGACGATCGAGCGGGTGTTGGTAAAGTGAGCTCTCGCATTGGTTTACAATCTGATGCGCATTTATACAATTCCGAAACTGACTTATATGTTGCTGTGAAAGCGTTAAACGCAAATGAAAAAATTCATTGCATCATGATCGATGAATGCCAGTTCTTAAACAAAGAACAGGTATATCAGTTAACCGAGGTGGTCGATAAGCTACATATCCCAGTCCTTTGTTATGGTTTACGTAGTGACTTTTTAGGTGAGCTGTTTGAAGGTAGCCAATACCTATTAGCATGGGCTGATAAACTGATTGAGCTGAAAACCATCTGTCATTGTGGCCGCAAAGCGAATATGGTGATCCGTATGGATGAAACCGGTAAAGCCATTGCAGAAGGGGATCAGGTTGCGATTGGTGGTAATGATCGTTACGAATCGGTGTGCCGCTTGCATTACAAAGAAGCGCTAGGTAAGTAGTCGTGTTAGGTAGGCTGAATCGTTGGGTCGGTAGTTGTCGCTAAGATAACCTATTGCTCGCTAAGTTAACCTATTGCTCGCTAAGTTAACTTATTGAACGCTAAGCTAACTACCTGATATTAGATACTTCGTTTTAGCATCAACTGGTAGAGAAAACAAAGGCCGCTGATAGTGAATATCCGCGGCCTTTTTTATACTTGTAAGCGTTAAGGTAGATTAGAACTGAGGTTTAGCCGCAAATTGCTTGGCAGCATAAGCAACACGTTCAGCCGGTTTTGGATAGTCAATTGGTGTTTCTAGGCTTTCAATATGCTGTAGACGCGGTAATAAACCTGCGCCATTCGCAATTTGAATTGCCAGGCCAGGACGGGCATTAAGCTCAAGAACCATTGGGCCTTCTTCTTTATCCAATACCATGTCGGTACCCATGTAACCTAATCCGGTCATTTCCCAAGCGCTAGAAGCTAAGATCAGCAGCTTTTCCCAATCAGGTACAACAAGACCACTTAATGGTTTGCCTGTATCCGGATGGTGGGTAATAGGGCGGTCAAATTGAACACCACGGACGGCACGGCCAGTTGCAATATCAAGACCAACCCCAACCGCGCCTTGGTGTAAGTTTGCTTTACCATCTGATGCAGCTGTTGAACAACGCATCATCGCCATGACTGGGTAACCTTTAAATACGATAACGCGAATATCTGGCACACCTTCATAGCTGTAACCATCAAAAGAAACATCATCGAATTTGATAAGGTTCTCTACAACCGCCACATCGTTTTTGCCGCCGAGTGAGAATAAACCGGCAAGGGCGTTACTGATATGACGCTCTACATCTTGTTCTGAAATCGCTTGTCCCGATGGCTTAATGTAAACACCATCTTTGTGGGAAATGATCACCAGAATGCCTTTACCGCCCGAACCGCGAGCAGGCTTAATGACAAACCCCGGCCACTCTTTCACCATTTGATGAATGTTTTTTACCTGAGCTTGTTGTGAAATCACACCAATGAGCTTAGGCACTGTTGCTCCGTGTTTTTGCGCAATGATCTTCGTTTGTAGCTTGTCATCCACCAGAGGATAGCGAGAACGGTCGTTATAGCGCGAAATATACGCGCCATTACGTTTGTTCATCCCCATGATGCCCTTTGCTTTTAGCTTTTGAGGCGATGTGAAGTTAGAGAAAAACATCGTTTATTCCTCCGCTAAAGGCTTGAATCGTTTCAATTCTAATAGGCGATAGCCAGTGTAGTTACCTAGCATTAGGATACAAGCAAGCACAATAAATTGTGTGCCAATAAAGTTAAACGTGATGTGTTGAACGTAAGGGTTCGTCATTGCAAGGTAAATTAATACCGCGGTGAATAATGAGCCACCACCTTGCATAAACACTTCTTTTGCGCCTTCTTCTTCCCACAAGATAGACATACGTTCAATCGTCCAAGACAAGATAATCATTGGGAAGAAAGTGATGGTTAAGCCTTGTGTTAGACCAATATTGAACGACACAATCGTGAACATGGAAATAATTAGGATAACCGTAATGATCACCGCTGATATTCTAGCCACTAAGAGTAAGTTAAGCTTGGAGAGGTAACTTCGTATCACCAAACCCGTACCGACAATCAGTAAGAAACCAATAATACCTGGTACTAATTGGGTTTGCACAAAGGCGACTGCAATCAATACTGGCATGAAAGTACCAGAGGTTTTCAAACCAATTAATACGCGTAAGAACACCACGATTAATGCGCCGATAGGGATCAGCATGATGGTTTTGAACATAGACTGTTCTTCAAGCGGCAAGCTATGAATAGAGAAGTTGAGTAGGTTATCTGCTACCACTTTCTGCTTGGTTGCATTGCTTGGAGAAACATCTTGCGCAAGCATTGAGAAGAACACTTTACTGTGTTTACCACCGATAACATCCAGTAGAGATACATTCGATTCATCCCAGATCAGCATGTTTGCTTTCATGCCTTGCTCTGTGCTTTCAGGATTGAATAGCTGCCAAAGTTCACCATCCCATACTTCAATCATCGGAATGATGGATTGACGACGGCGACCATCTTCTAGTTCGATAACGCCAACCGTTTTGCTATGAATACCCGCTGAAGACAAGATGTTACCGATCGCTTCTACCTTGCTGAAATCATCAAGCAAAAGTGATGCGTTTTGGTTATCTGGATCATTAAATTGTTTGACGAGTTCACGAGCAAAAGTAATGTCGTCCGCTGAACGTTCTGAGGCTTGTGAAGTGATTGCATCAACCGCTGCTTGTTGAGGTGCAGTAAAGGTTGGGGCAACTAAATCACTGTCTGCTGGTGGAATAACATCCGCTTGGGATTGAGGGTCAACTAAGAATTGAGTTTTGTAATAAATGGTTTGTGGGCCATTTGCATCTCGTACTGACCATTCTGCACGACGACCAGTATCGGTATTAATGTAAGATAAGCCGTAACCTGGTGATGAAGCGCTTTCATCGATTAGGGTAAAGCCATCTTGAGTATGCGGCGCAGCTAACGATACTTTGACTGGACCTCCTGTAGCAACAAACTCAACGCGAGCTTCAATATCCCATATTTGTCGTGTTTCACCCGGTCCCCAAGGCACGCCGTAGTCTTGATGACGCATGACGCTTAAAGTGATCCCGGTAATGACAAGTATGGCGATAAGAAAATAAAATGGCACTCTAGACGTCATAACTTTTCCTTAACCTGTCTATTTTGTTATTTAAATTATTATTTTGAATTTTTCTTTGGTGCTTGTGACTCAATGAACTCTCGGCTCACATCAACATAAGCAACATCTTGAATAAACTCGCGTCCCAGCAAAATTGGATAATCCATTTGCGTACGGTCAGCTAAAGTAAATTGTGCTTTCTCATGGATACTGCCAATCTTGATCCATAATTCAACAACCGGTCTACGTTCTAAAGAATTGGTACTCGATTGGCGAATTTTGACATGCTTAATGATTGGAGCTTCTACCCATTTTCTGTCTTCTGGGGCAGTTTCATCAGATATATGAAATTTAACCCACTTTTGTCCATTACGCTCGAATTCTTGTAAATCAACTGCATTGATTGAGGAGGTGGTCGCACCGGTATCCACGCGAGCAGTGAAATCAGTTTTGACAATATCAATACCGACGTTTTCTAACGAACCTAATGTCACCATACCCGGACGGGTTTGTGGTTCTGCTAAATCAGTCACGGTAATGTTAGATGTGACGGTGGCTGAGTTAGAGTTTGATTGGGCTTTTCGTACCGAATTGAAGTAAGCGTGTTGACGTTGTTTCAATACTTCTACTTCGTTACTCAGGTTGATGATCTCCGACTCTAGACTAGCAATATAATCAGTCTGTTTATCTAGGTTAGAATCAAGCTCTTCGATACGATTAGTCAGGTTTTCTTCACTTTGGTTAACCGCATTAATGGTTTGCTTGGAGTAGTGTTCTCCTGTCATATATGCACAGCCAGAAAGCGAACCTAGGGCAAAAACTGCAAGACCTAATGATTTTTTGAGCATATTAAACAGTTGTAACCTCAGTAAGTATTTGTTGTGTAAAGTCTAGCGTATCTGGATCTTGCAGTGAAGCGCTTTCATATTAGGCTCAGAGAATTCATACAGCTTTGACAGAAAAATGACTGACAAAATCGATACGCAGCCCAGCCTATGGGTTTGTGGCAACTAAAATGGCACGACGAGGTGCAGGGTAGCCTTCAACGGTTTTGCTTGGATCATTGGCATCTAGGTAATCCGGTAACGAATTATGCGTCATCCAGTTAGTACTACGTTGTTCTTCCGTACTAGTCACGTTTTCATCCACAATGCGCACGTTGATGAAGCCACATTTTTCTAACCATACTTTTAATGCCTTAGCGGATGGGAAGAAATAAACATTGCGCATTTGAGCGTAGCGATCGACAGGGACCAATACCGCGTTTTCATCGCCTTCGATCACTAAGGTTTCTAGAACCAATTCACCACCTGGCACTAATTGATTTTTTAGTTGATACAAATGATCAAGCGGTGAGCGGCGGTGATAAAGCACACCCATGCTAAATACCGTATCGAATGCTTTTAGTTCGGGTAGCTGTTCAATGCCAAGAGGGAGCAGATGAGCACGTTGATCGCCACCCATTAGCTTACGAATGGCTTCAAATTGGATTAAAAATAAATGTGATGGGTCAATTCCCACACAAAGACGTGCGCCCGCGCCAAGCATGCGCCACATGTGATAGCCATTGCCACAACCGACATCGAGTACAGAACGATGCGTTAAGTCAGAAATATGAGGCAAAACGCGATCCCATTTCCAGTCTGAACGCCATTCCGTTTCTATGTCTAAGCCATGCACATGGTATGGGCCTTTACGCCAAGGGTGGAAAGTACGCAGAAGGCTTTCGAGTTTTTTCTGCTCGCCAATTGCTAAAGGCTCATCATTGGTGATACTGACTTGGGTAGCAATATCAATGTTATCAGGTTGAGCGCCTGAAATTTTATTGAGCGCTTTTACCCAGCGTTCGAAATCACCATGTTCGGCATTTTGCCAATCAGTTAATTGTTGTGGCAAAATATTGAGCCAAGGTTGCAGGCGTTGGTCTTGGGCGATTAATTGGTAAAAGTTAGCAAAATTAAACATAGCACTCATTTCTAAAAATTAAGTTCATGGGGTTCAAGCAAATGAACAACATGCTCAGCTGAGGGTATCGTTGATTATTTGATGGCAAACATAGAGCCAAAATTAAAGCATTGGAACCAAACTTCGTAGCTACTAAAGCCAATTTTTTCGAAACGTTGTTTGTGAGCTTCGATGGAGTCTGGGCGCATGACGTTTTCAATT comes from the Vibrio gangliei genome and includes:
- a CDS encoding EAL and HDOD domain-containing protein, with the protein product MYSFIARQPIVNANDRIVAYELLFREGFKNKFPSIDPEQATSRLLTEHFFLTNVQGYDNTLYFVNFPYQSLVEQIPTLFTANQLMIEILENCPPSDELFSAVKSMYAKGYKIALDDFVPSESWERFLPYITTVKFDIKQISIEDAQKFIHQHKTLPLYYLAEKIDTKEELEAARAAGFDYFQGYELHEPEIIKRKRIESSPFTVEQLEIAINQTPIDYQLIERLIRHDVTMSYKLMRYVHAHLIDSTFHSFEEVFHALGFEQIRLFIALSLTAAYDTDPSHYYETSMQRAHFCEQVAALQQFDINIEHAYYVGMFSQLDKLLEQPLSHLIETLPLGRPAIDALIAQQGVLGDMLALAIAYEKQDLSNIQWLTSKLKLDPSQTEHFYRNAVDWSTPEYHHRRLDGKLSHQC
- the lpxH gene encoding UDP-2,3-diacylglucosamine diphosphatase, whose protein sequence is MTTLFIADLHLSPLRPDITDCFLRFMQQEAPQAEKLYVLGDLFEFWIGDDDNSPFNISIKNAFKTLTQQGVECFFIQGNRDFLLGKRFCAETGMTLLPDTAVIDLYGTPTLILHGDTLCTRDEKYQEFRKTVHQKWLQTLFHWIPLFIRRKIVSNVQAKIKKQKRRKHMDIMDVTPEEVVHELEKNNVIHMIHGHTHRPDIHQHKTANGMATRIVLGDWYEQGSILVCNSTGCELQQRPL
- a CDS encoding peptidylprolyl isomerase translates to MIILHTNFGDIKVKLNEEKAPLTAANFLQYCQEGFYDNTLFHRVIDGFMIQGGGMTSGLKEKATRATIKNEANNGLSNKVGTLAMARTMEPHSASSQFFINVNDNTFLDFKSESMNGWGYCVFAEVVEGMDVVNKIKAVSTGSYGMHQDVPLEDVVITGTTIEA
- the cysS gene encoding cysteine--tRNA ligase, with the translated sequence MLKIYNTLTRQKEEFKPIHAGKIGMYVCGVTIYDLCHIGHGRTFVSFDVVSRYLRFLGYDLTFVRNITDIDDKIIKRAAENNETCEALTERLIEEMYADFDALNIKRPDVEPRATHYIKEIIELVERLIERGFAYVADNGDVMFEVKKFEQYGKLSGQDLEQLQAGARVDVESAKRSPMDFVVWKMSKPGEPTWESPWGPGRPGWHIECSAMNSSILGHHFDIHGGGSDLQFPHHENEIAQSCCAHDTQYVNTWMHSGMVMVDREKMSKSLGNFFTIRDVLKHYDSETVRYFLMSGHYRSQLNYSEENLNQARASLERLYTSLRGLDMSASPAGGEEFVARFTAAMNDDFNTPEAYSVLFDMAREVNRLKTVDMDKASALGALMRELADVIGILYQNPEAFLQGEAGSDDEVAEIEALIKLRNDSRAAKDWANADLARDKLNELGIVLEDGAEGTTWRRK
- a CDS encoding thymidine kinase codes for the protein MAQMYFYYSAMNAGKSTTLLQSSFNYRERGMNPVIFTAEIDDRAGVGKVSSRIGLQSDAHLYNSETDLYVAVKALNANEKIHCIMIDECQFLNKEQVYQLTEVVDKLHIPVLCYGLRSDFLGELFEGSQYLLAWADKLIELKTICHCGRKANMVIRMDETGKAIAEGDQVAIGGNDRYESVCRLHYKEALGK
- a CDS encoding alpha-L-glutamate ligase-like protein → MFFSNFTSPQKLKAKGIMGMNKRNGAYISRYNDRSRYPLVDDKLQTKIIAQKHGATVPKLIGVISQQAQVKNIHQMVKEWPGFVIKPARGSGGKGILVIISHKDGVYIKPSGQAISEQDVERHISNALAGLFSLGGKNDVAVVENLIKFDDVSFDGYSYEGVPDIRVIVFKGYPVMAMMRCSTAASDGKANLHQGAVGVGLDIATGRAVRGVQFDRPITHHPDTGKPLSGLVVPDWEKLLILASSAWEMTGLGYMGTDMVLDKEEGPMVLELNARPGLAIQIANGAGLLPRLQHIESLETPIDYPKPAERVAYAAKQFAAKPQF
- a CDS encoding inactive transglutaminase family protein codes for the protein MTSRVPFYFLIAILVITGITLSVMRHQDYGVPWGPGETRQIWDIEARVEFVATGGPVKVSLAAPHTQDGFTLIDESASSPGYGLSYINTDTGRRAEWSVRDANGPQTIYYKTQFLVDPQSQADVIPPADSDLVAPTFTAPQQAAVDAITSQASERSADDITFARELVKQFNDPDNQNASLLLDDFSKVEAIGNILSSAGIHSKTVGVIELEDGRRRQSIIPMIEVWDGELWQLFNPESTEQGMKANMLIWDESNVSLLDVIGGKHSKVFFSMLAQDVSPSNATKQKVVADNLLNFSIHSLPLEEQSMFKTIMLIPIGALIVVFLRVLIGLKTSGTFMPVLIAVAFVQTQLVPGIIGFLLIVGTGLVIRSYLSKLNLLLVARISAVIITVILIISMFTIVSFNIGLTQGLTITFFPMIILSWTIERMSILWEEEGAKEVFMQGGGSLFTAVLIYLAMTNPYVQHITFNFIGTQFIVLACILMLGNYTGYRLLELKRFKPLAEE
- a CDS encoding ATP-dependent zinc protease family protein, with translation MLKKSLGLAVFALGSLSGCAYMTGEHYSKQTINAVNQSEENLTNRIEELDSNLDKQTDYIASLESEIINLSNEVEVLKQRQHAYFNSVRKAQSNSNSATVTSNITVTDLAEPQTRPGMVTLGSLENVGIDIVKTDFTARVDTGATTSSINAVDLQEFERNGQKWVKFHISDETAPEDRKWVEAPIIKHVKIRQSSTNSLERRPVVELWIKIGSIHEKAQFTLADRTQMDYPILLGREFIQDVAYVDVSREFIESQAPKKNSK
- the cmoB gene encoding tRNA 5-methoxyuridine(34)/uridine 5-oxyacetic acid(34) synthase CmoB, whose protein sequence is MFNFANFYQLIAQDQRLQPWLNILPQQLTDWQNAEHGDFERWVKALNKISGAQPDNIDIATQVSITNDEPLAIGEQKKLESLLRTFHPWRKGPYHVHGLDIETEWRSDWKWDRVLPHISDLTHRSVLDVGCGNGYHMWRMLGAGARLCVGIDPSHLFLIQFEAIRKLMGGDQRAHLLPLGIEQLPELKAFDTVFSMGVLYHRRSPLDHLYQLKNQLVPGGELVLETLVIEGDENAVLVPVDRYAQMRNVYFFPSAKALKVWLEKCGFINVRIVDENVTSTEEQRSTNWMTHNSLPDYLDANDPSKTVEGYPAPRRAILVATNP